In the Leptolyngbya sp. FACHB-261 genome, TGAGACTCTCTACATTAGGAGCACGGCCTGCCCCCACTAAAATTTCATCTACGACAATAGTTTGTTCTTGATCCTTGACCTTATATTTGATGAGCTTTTCACCATTGTTTTTGCTCACTTGAACAACTTGGCTGGAGAGCACTAACTGAATTCCTTCTCGAAAGAAAGCTTCTTGTACAATTCCAGCAGCCTCGGCATCTTCGCGATCTAGAATGTGTGAGCCCTGGTGAAATAGCACCACCTGGCAGCCCAAACGTCGAAAAGCTTGAGCCAACTCACAACCAATCGGCCCACCACCAATGACGGCTAAGCGCTGGGGACGTTCTGTGAGCGAAAATACAGTTTCATTATTGAGGTATCCCGCCTTAGATAGCCCTTCGATGGCAGGGTGAGCGGCCCGTGCTCCTGTTGCAATGACTGCTTTTTTAAAGCGGAGCGTTTCACCCGCCACTTCAACGGTATTAGCACCGGAGAAATGACCTTTACCCAGAAAAACATCAACCCCTAGCTTCTGAAACCGCTGAACTGAATCATGGGGGCTAATACTAGCCCGTAGCCGTCTCATTCGAGCCATTACCGTAGGGAAATCAACCTCAACTTCCGCTAGGGGGACACGAATACCAAACTGCTGCGCATCCCGGATCTCAGCGTAAACCCGAGAGGCGCGAATCACGGATTTGGAGGGTACACAGCCAACATTTAAACAGTCACCGCCCAAGAGGTGCTTTTCAATCAGAGCAACTTTAGCCCCGAGCCCAGCCGCACCTGCCGCAGTGACTAAACCCGCTGTGCCCGCACCAATCACCACCAAGTCATAGCGTTCTGCAGGCTTGGGATTGACCCAACCCGGTGGATGTAGATTAGCAACTAGCGTCTGATTGTGCACGTCCATAGGCGAGACGGTCACAGGTTGGACAGCAGAGCGAGACATGGGCATTTTTACCTCAAATGACAGTTTCCTCTAAAGCTTTGCGTGCGATGCGCGTGACATAGAGGGTTATTGCGACTGTAGCAACAAAGCCAATAATTCGTAGGACCCATTGAGCTGTCGTGGTTGTTTGCTGCACAGAGCCAACCATCGCCAGATTGCCTGCTAATGAGCCCAGGTAAACGTACATAATCGTCGCGGGAATCATGCCAACTGAACCTAGAAAATAGTCTCGTAACGAGACACCTGTGACCCCAAAAGCATAATTTAAAAGATTGAACGGAAACAGGGGTGAGAGACGAGTTAGCAATACGATTTTGAAGCCCTCTTTGCTGACTGCTGCATCAATCGCCTGGAATTTACTGTTGCCTTCGATCTTATGAAAAACCCAGCTACGAGCCAGATAGCGTCCCACTAAAAAGGCTACAGTAGCGCCCAATGTGGCTCCTAATAACGCATAGGCTGAACCGGCTACAACTCCAAATAAAACTCCAGATCCCAATGTGAGAATTGACCCAGGCAAGAACGCAACTGCAGCCACAATGTAGATTGCAATAAAGGCAATAATACCCAAAGGGCCCAAACTGTCTATCCATTGCAAGGCGTTGCGCAGCAGCTCTGAAGGATTGAATGATTGAACCTCACCAGCTCCAGCAGCCAGGGCCGGAGTACCGACCGAGACTAGGATGACTATCACTAAGACCCAAACTAGTCCTCGTTTTACGCTTGCCTTGACCTGATCCATAAGGGCGCCCATTGCTCCAGATACACGTTTTTCTATGCGTATTGCAGAACGTATTGCAGAACCTTAACCCTTCCAATCAGTTCTTGCAGAAATCTGGTTAGTTAGACGGATTTGGGTTCGAGGTCGGTAGCTTGTTCGAGATTTGAACACTTTGCCTCAACTTCTAACTCTAGGAAGCGTTATCCCGGATACTTCAAACCAACGGTAAATTTGTGATGGTGCATACCAACCTGCTGCTCCAAGATATCCAGAGCATCTGCTATCCAGAACATCTAAGGACCCATCCCTGTGAGTGAGACTGCTGTCAAACCCGAAATCTTCGTTACCTGGCCTGACTATTACCAGAAGATTGAGCAACTTGCGGTGCAAATCCATCTATCTGGCTGGCAGTTTAACCAAATTGTCTGTATTGCCAAGGGAGGGCTACGCATCGGTGACACTTTGGCACGGCTTTACGATCTTCCCTTGGCAATTTTGGCTGCAGCTTCTTATAGTGGTCCTGCCAACCAAGTTCGTGGCAATCTCACCTTCTCCCGTGACCTTGCCATGACCACAACCAATTTGGGCAGTGAAGTTCTCTTGATCGACGATCTCGTAGATTCTGGTATCACCCTGGCTCGCGCGGTAGATTGGCTGAAGCACTACTACGGGTTTTATGTCAAGGAGGTTCGCACAGCTGTCCTCTGGTACAAACAATGCTCAGTAATCCAACCAGATTTCTATG is a window encoding:
- a CDS encoding phosphoribosyltransferase family protein gives rise to the protein MSETAVKPEIFVTWPDYYQKIEQLAVQIHLSGWQFNQIVCIAKGGLRIGDTLARLYDLPLAILAAASYSGPANQVRGNLTFSRDLAMTTTNLGSEVLLIDDLVDSGITLARAVDWLKHYYGFYVKEVRTAVLWYKQCSVIQPDFYVDYLADNPWIHQPFELYEQLTPAQLAERQNQG
- a CDS encoding mercuric reductase — encoded protein: MSRSAVQPVTVSPMDVHNQTLVANLHPPGWVNPKPAERYDLVVIGAGTAGLVTAAGAAGLGAKVALIEKHLLGGDCLNVGCVPSKSVIRASRVYAEIRDAQQFGIRVPLAEVEVDFPTVMARMRRLRASISPHDSVQRFQKLGVDVFLGKGHFSGANTVEVAGETLRFKKAVIATGARAAHPAIEGLSKAGYLNNETVFSLTERPQRLAVIGGGPIGCELAQAFRRLGCQVVLFHQGSHILDREDAEAAGIVQEAFFREGIQLVLSSQVVQVSKNNGEKLIKYKVKDQEQTIVVDEILVGAGRAPNVESLNLEAVNVKYDQKRGVQVNDYLQTTNPRIYAAGDICMDWKFTHAADAAARIVIKNTLFSPLGLGRSKLSSLVMPWATYTDPEIAHVGLYEHEAQQQGIAVSTIKIPFNTVDRAITDSEEAGFVKVLHKQGSDQIVGATIVARHAGELISEITLAMVSKRGLNTIAGVIHPYPTQAEAIKKAADAYRRTLLTPRTQRFLKLIARLS
- a CDS encoding TVP38/TMEM64 family protein produces the protein MDQVKASVKRGLVWVLVIVILVSVGTPALAAGAGEVQSFNPSELLRNALQWIDSLGPLGIIAFIAIYIVAAVAFLPGSILTLGSGVLFGVVAGSAYALLGATLGATVAFLVGRYLARSWVFHKIEGNSKFQAIDAAVSKEGFKIVLLTRLSPLFPFNLLNYAFGVTGVSLRDYFLGSVGMIPATIMYVYLGSLAGNLAMVGSVQQTTTTAQWVLRIIGFVATVAITLYVTRIARKALEETVI